A window of Heterodontus francisci isolate sHetFra1 chromosome 2, sHetFra1.hap1, whole genome shotgun sequence genomic DNA:
AAGAACTTGGTtgactgaagtgctttgggatgtcctgaggtcatgaaaggtgcaatagaaATTAAGTTCTTAAACTAATAAAACTGAAGGATATTCTGTTTACTCGTGTCCTTTTGGTACAGCAGTGTTAAGTGGCTTACcaatggggtgggggtggaggtcttAGTTGTCCACCTCTGACCACATGACTTTTTTTTGTCAATTTCCCAATTGGAAAGTCCAAAGACACGTTGTATAGGGGGTTGCTCAGGTCCTGTACCTCCCTATCTGGCTTAGTAACTCCCCTGTGTAAAAGACAAAATATCAGCAGAGGTACAATGATAAGGAGTTAGACTAAtgcagcattgaaggaggccattcggcgcaTTGTGCCCGAGATACTTATGCAGCCGCATGTCAAAGTGCTAGTTCTCTAGGCAGAGCGGCTGAGATCTAAACTGGCAGATAGACCAGAAAAGGGATGATGTTTCCTTATGGAATGGAACAGGGTTAGAGGGGAAATGGTGTTTCAGCCTCTTAACAAttaattctaattttttttttttttaaattctccccATTCCCTAGGGTGGAATCTGCCGGCCTATCTGACAGTGCTGATGGCTCTTTCAAACGTTGGCCCCTTATCTGTCACCCTCGCACACAAGTTCTCCCCGGGTCTGCTGAATGAGCGTTGTGTTATCTACTTTATTCAAGCACTGGGTGTGGTCTCCTCAGTTGCCTTAGCCCTCTCCTGGCATCAGACTTTGCCAATTGGCGGGGAGCTGCACAGCGTCGCCTTCTTGACCCTGGTCTTTGCCCTAGCCTTCGTCTGCAGCACCTCCAATGTCACCTTCCTGCCCTTCATGTTCCACCTCCCATCCAAGTACATCAGGACCTTCTTTATAGGCCAGGGCTTCAGCGCCCTCTTCCCGTGTGTAGCTGCGCTGGCACAGGGTGTGGGCCAGCTGGAGTGTCGCAACAGTTCAGCCGCCAACAGCTCGCACTCCCTCCAGCCGCACTACCTTGAGGAGAACTTCACGGCTAGCACCTTCTTCTGGCTTCTGGTGGGGCTAATGTCTGTCTCCCTGCTGTCCTTCATTGGACTGACCCAGCAAGGCACCAGCAACAACAAGCAGCGCAAACTGGGCAGTGGCCAGGAATCATGCCACCTGACCACAGAGAGCGGGCAGGCCCCCAAACCGCCAGCTCCATTCTGCACGACGCGGAACATGTACCTTCTGACCTTGCTGGCCGTCTCCAATGCCCTAACCAATGGGGTGCTGCCGTCCATACAGACGTACGCTTGCCTGCCCTACGGGGGAACCACCTTCCATCTGGCTGTGGTGCTTGGGAATCTT
This region includes:
- the slc52a2 gene encoding solute carrier family 52, riboflavin transporter, member 2 yields the protein MPTSGLGDTLFTHLLVAMFGMGSWVAVNSLWVELPVVTKSLPEGWNLPAYLTVLMALSNVGPLSVTLAHKFSPGLLNERCVIYFIQALGVVSSVALALSWHQTLPIGGELHSVAFLTLVFALAFVCSTSNVTFLPFMFHLPSKYIRTFFIGQGFSALFPCVAALAQGVGQLECRNSSAANSSHSLQPHYLEENFTASTFFWLLVGLMSVSLLSFIGLTQQGTSNNKQRKLGSGQESCHLTTESGQAPKPPAPFCTTRNMYLLTLLAVSNALTNGVLPSIQTYACLPYGGTTFHLAVVLGNLANPLACFIAMFVLWRSSLGLSVLALLGVLFAVYILTVAAFSPCPPLLGKPVGVALMVIAWMLFTGLFSYLKVVIGSILHESGHLALVWCGTAIQMGSLIGALVMFPLVSIYHLFTSGQACVDTCGQ